Proteins encoded by one window of Rubrobacter indicoceani:
- a CDS encoding type 1 glutamine amidotransferase encodes MHHLYADMMNLYGDRGNVISIKKRAEWRGIPVDVVDVKLGDSIRPTGRDIFLFGGGQDREQTLLAEDLSGEKGRDLRSLSEDGAVILGVCGGYQLMGHHYETADGEKIPGVGIFDLHTEPRKPDEPRLIGNVLVSVELDGSKREIVGFENHGGRTRLGGSRPLGRVVAGFGNNGDDGTEGAHELNTFGTYLHGSLLPKNPWLTDHLLQTALRRADDAFTLEPLDDATEKRAFASVAERVRRN; translated from the coding sequence ATCCATCACCTCTACGCCGACATGATGAACCTCTACGGTGACCGGGGGAACGTTATCTCCATCAAAAAACGCGCCGAGTGGCGAGGTATCCCGGTGGACGTGGTGGATGTGAAGCTCGGCGATTCTATCCGCCCGACGGGCCGGGATATCTTCCTCTTCGGGGGCGGGCAGGACCGGGAGCAGACCCTTCTCGCCGAGGACCTCTCAGGGGAGAAGGGGCGCGACCTCAGGTCGCTCTCCGAAGACGGGGCCGTGATCCTCGGCGTCTGCGGTGGTTACCAGCTGATGGGGCATCACTACGAAACCGCCGACGGAGAGAAGATCCCCGGCGTCGGCATCTTCGACCTGCACACCGAACCCCGCAAGCCCGATGAACCGCGTCTGATCGGCAACGTCCTTGTAAGCGTCGAGCTGGACGGCTCTAAACGGGAGATAGTCGGCTTCGAGAATCACGGCGGACGCACCCGACTCGGCGGCTCCAGACCACTGGGGCGCGTCGTGGCGGGCTTCGGCAACAACGGCGATGACGGCACCGAAGGGGCGCACGAGCTCAACACCTTCGGGACCTACCTGCACGGCTCGCTGCTGCCGAAGAACCCCTGGCTCACCGATCACCTGCTACAGACCGCCCTCCGGCGCGCCGACGACGCCTTCACCCTCGAACCCCTCGACGACGCAACGGAGAAGAGAGCGTTCGCCTCCGTCGCAGAGAGGGTCAGGCGCAACTAG
- a CDS encoding SDR family NAD(P)-dependent oxidoreductase — MPQRAAAVLGVGPGLGTAVAGRFAREGYAVALMARREEVLEASKSEIERSGGKAISVPTDATSPGSVAGSFRQVRSEIGDPEVFVYNAGAFHMEGLLDVTPERFEECFRINCAGAFYAAQQVLPAMVEAGRGTFLITGATAGIRGSAKFSAFATGKFALRALSQSMAREFGPQGIHVAHVVVDGQIDTQKSRDRRPDRDPQEMLSPDSIAETYWQLHLQHPSAWTLELDLRPSVESF, encoded by the coding sequence ATGCCCCAGAGAGCTGCAGCGGTACTCGGAGTCGGACCGGGACTCGGAACGGCGGTCGCCGGGCGTTTCGCCCGGGAAGGATACGCCGTTGCGCTGATGGCCCGGAGGGAAGAAGTTTTGGAGGCGAGCAAGTCGGAGATAGAGAGATCCGGCGGAAAAGCCATCTCCGTTCCGACCGACGCCACCTCGCCCGGGAGCGTCGCCGGGTCGTTCAGGCAGGTAAGGTCCGAGATCGGGGACCCCGAAGTATTCGTCTACAACGCCGGGGCGTTTCACATGGAGGGTTTGCTTGACGTGACGCCGGAGCGGTTCGAGGAGTGCTTTCGTATAAACTGCGCCGGGGCGTTTTACGCGGCGCAGCAGGTACTCCCCGCGATGGTCGAGGCCGGGCGCGGCACCTTCCTTATTACCGGAGCGACCGCCGGGATACGCGGTTCGGCGAAGTTTTCGGCCTTTGCGACGGGCAAGTTCGCGCTCCGGGCGCTGTCCCAGAGCATGGCGCGGGAGTTCGGGCCGCAGGGAATACACGTCGCACACGTAGTCGTTGACGGCCAGATAGACACGCAGAAGAGCCGCGACCGTCGCCCCGACCGCGACCCGCAGGAGATGCTCTCGCCGGACTCCATCGCCGAGACCTACTGGCAACTGCACCTTCAGCACCCGAGCGCGTGGACGCTCGAGCTGGACTTGCGGCCTTCGGTAGAGAGTTTCTAG
- a CDS encoding helix-hairpin-helix domain-containing protein, with protein MMFDSDIENRVFRRRLMKEVAPGMPVNFSFYSPSIKVQVMRHAETLPGANGRYMGNAVTIEFVPEDPAAVERVREYVWHWEEFNDFTAIRKINHVRRGVCPESVAGILERVKGVDKRAAAKVSEAVDPDELWELIRCGDVKDLARLPGVGEKRAQTIIEFYENERSGRRFLYAANRNDRLRGLPVVTELDPSGDIEGQVWEHATRAQILGNPDPLSGEEPPGHTTVRDANLLHPLPMTPTLMGRGVYYPEQVEEFARTLKRIMLGGERLAGVGALRIQRGKIFHTAELPGVGEKTKARVMASGLLDHEYTYENLLEIPGVTESQARTLAEAALEAQMKPENSRTEVRAS; from the coding sequence ATGATGTTCGACTCGGACATAGAGAACCGGGTGTTCAGAAGGCGCCTGATGAAAGAGGTAGCGCCGGGGATGCCGGTCAACTTCTCGTTTTATTCACCGTCCATCAAGGTGCAGGTGATGCGCCACGCGGAGACGCTGCCGGGGGCGAACGGGCGGTACATGGGCAACGCCGTGACCATCGAGTTCGTCCCGGAGGACCCGGCGGCGGTCGAGCGGGTGCGGGAGTACGTCTGGCACTGGGAGGAGTTCAACGACTTTACCGCTATCAGGAAGATCAACCACGTAAGGCGCGGTGTCTGCCCGGAGAGCGTCGCCGGGATTCTGGAGCGGGTGAAGGGCGTGGACAAGCGCGCCGCCGCGAAGGTCTCCGAGGCTGTAGACCCCGACGAGCTCTGGGAGCTTATACGTTGTGGCGACGTAAAGGACCTCGCCCGGTTGCCCGGCGTCGGGGAGAAGCGGGCGCAGACCATCATCGAGTTCTACGAGAACGAGCGCAGCGGCAGGCGGTTTCTGTACGCGGCGAACCGCAACGACCGCCTGCGGGGGCTTCCGGTGGTTACGGAGCTTGATCCCTCCGGGGACATCGAGGGGCAGGTCTGGGAGCATGCGACCCGCGCCCAGATACTCGGAAACCCCGACCCTCTGAGCGGTGAGGAGCCGCCGGGGCACACGACCGTCCGGGACGCGAACTTGCTGCATCCCCTGCCGATGACCCCGACCCTGATGGGACGCGGCGTCTACTACCCCGAGCAGGTCGAGGAGTTCGCCCGGACTCTTAAAAGGATCATGCTCGGCGGGGAACGGCTCGCCGGGGTGGGGGCGCTCAGGATACAGCGGGGAAAGATATTCCACACCGCAGAGCTCCCCGGCGTAGGCGAAAAGACAAAGGCCCGCGTCATGGCGAGCGGCCTGCTCGACCACGAGTACACCTACGAGAACCTTCTTGAGATCCCCGGCGTAACCGAATCCCAGGCCCGGACGCTTGCCGAAGCCGCGCTCGAAGCGCAGATGAAACCGGAGAATTCAAGGACGGAGGTGCGTGCCTCCTAG
- the glp gene encoding gephyrin-like molybdotransferase Glp: MQLFEKLIEYPEAERLVLENAPKTPVVKLPLFEALGLLLAEDLVANFDSPPFDNSAVDGYAVRAGDTGENVELEVVDEAPAGRPSTKTVGSGEAIKIFTGGVIPDGADAVIMVEDTSGWSGEGSSVITIGKAVPEENNVRRGGEDVRAGQTILEAGVGIGPYETALAASQGYSRLPVHRRPKVVVLSTGTELVEPGSRELSPGEIFDSNSYAIVAQAREAGAEAVRLYAASDEYDVTRAALEEALSDADVVVTSGGVSVGERDLVKAAIEELGVEQVFWGVKFKPGKPLFFGSRGDSRFFGLPGNPVSAMVCFELFVRPALMKMMNRTDHRRPKVRVYFEEDFTNRFGRMHAVRVSLKRTEKGLLATSVGAQGSGLITSLTKADAIAIIGPEAHIKAGEMVEAVVLRDF; this comes from the coding sequence ATGCAACTTTTCGAAAAGCTGATCGAATACCCCGAGGCCGAGCGGCTCGTTCTCGAGAATGCCCCGAAGACGCCGGTCGTGAAACTGCCGCTCTTCGAGGCCCTCGGGCTGTTGCTCGCCGAAGACCTTGTAGCCAATTTCGACTCGCCGCCCTTCGACAACTCCGCCGTTGACGGTTACGCCGTTCGCGCCGGGGACACGGGCGAGAACGTGGAGCTAGAGGTTGTAGACGAGGCCCCGGCGGGGCGTCCCTCCACAAAGACCGTCGGGTCGGGGGAGGCTATCAAGATCTTCACCGGCGGTGTTATCCCGGATGGGGCCGACGCGGTCATCATGGTCGAGGATACCTCCGGTTGGTCAGGCGAGGGTTCATCGGTCATCACCATCGGCAAGGCCGTCCCCGAGGAGAACAACGTCCGGCGCGGCGGCGAGGATGTGCGCGCCGGACAGACTATCCTTGAAGCCGGGGTCGGGATCGGACCCTACGAAACCGCCCTCGCAGCAAGCCAGGGCTACAGCAGGCTGCCCGTTCACCGGCGTCCGAAGGTCGTGGTCCTCTCGACGGGCACGGAGCTTGTCGAGCCGGGGAGCCGCGAACTCTCGCCGGGCGAGATATTCGACTCCAACTCGTACGCCATCGTCGCCCAGGCCCGCGAGGCCGGGGCCGAAGCCGTCCGCCTCTACGCCGCATCCGACGAGTACGACGTTACCCGCGCCGCGCTCGAAGAAGCCCTCTCCGACGCCGACGTGGTCGTAACGAGCGGCGGTGTCTCGGTCGGGGAGCGGGATCTCGTCAAGGCCGCCATCGAAGAACTCGGGGTGGAGCAGGTCTTCTGGGGCGTGAAGTTCAAACCCGGAAAACCACTCTTCTTCGGTTCGCGGGGCGATTCGCGGTTCTTCGGGCTGCCCGGAAACCCCGTCAGCGCGATGGTCTGCTTTGAGCTCTTCGTCCGGCCCGCGCTGATGAAGATGATGAACAGGACCGACCACCGCCGCCCGAAGGTCAGGGTGTATTTCGAGGAGGACTTCACCAACCGCTTCGGGAGGATGCACGCCGTGCGGGTGAGCCTGAAGCGCACGGAGAAGGGGCTCCTCGCTACGTCCGTCGGGGCGCAGGGGTCGGGGCTTATAACGTCGCTGACAAAGGCCGACGCCATTGCCATAATCGGTCCGGAGGCTCACATAAAGGCCGGAGAGATGGTGGAAGCGGTCGTGCTGCGGGACTTCTAG
- a CDS encoding HpcH/HpaI aldolase family protein, producing the protein MNTLKEKLASGETAFGFWGMLPASFGAEMAAGAGYDYVSLDQQHGLIGVGDAVPFFQAVRAGGATPVSRVERNDPTVIGRALDFGAQAVIVPLVNNAQEAAEAVAACRYPPRGKRSYGPVRAGEIFGSADPEDLDSGVLCFVMIETGEGLDNVDEIAATPGIDGIYIGPADLALGLGLAPALEVSDDKHAAAIDKIRLACEENGIIPAIHTESGAQSKKHAEAGFRMITVTSDYGLIRDGAPAMLSEARGD; encoded by the coding sequence TTGAATACGCTCAAGGAAAAGCTGGCGTCCGGCGAAACGGCCTTCGGGTTCTGGGGGATGCTGCCCGCGTCGTTCGGGGCGGAGATGGCCGCCGGGGCCGGGTACGATTACGTCAGCCTAGATCAGCAGCACGGGCTCATCGGGGTGGGGGACGCAGTGCCGTTCTTTCAGGCCGTCAGGGCGGGTGGAGCGACCCCGGTCTCCCGCGTCGAGCGGAACGACCCGACGGTGATCGGGCGCGCTCTGGACTTCGGGGCGCAGGCGGTCATCGTTCCGCTCGTCAACAACGCACAGGAAGCCGCCGAAGCCGTTGCGGCATGCAGATACCCGCCGCGCGGGAAGCGTTCCTACGGCCCGGTGCGCGCCGGGGAGATCTTCGGCAGCGCCGACCCCGAAGACCTTGATTCGGGCGTGCTGTGCTTTGTCATGATCGAGACCGGAGAAGGACTCGACAACGTGGACGAGATCGCCGCGACGCCGGGCATAGACGGGATCTACATCGGCCCGGCGGACCTCGCGCTCGGCCTCGGGCTCGCTCCGGCGCTCGAGGTTTCGGACGATAAACACGCCGCCGCCATAGATAAAATCCGCCTTGCCTGCGAAGAGAACGGCATCATCCCGGCGATACACACCGAGTCGGGGGCGCAGTCGAAAAAGCACGCCGAAGCCGGGTTTCGGATGATCACGGTAACTTCGGACTACGGTTTGATCCGGGACGGCGCGCCCGCGATGCTCTCCGAGGCTCGCGGCGACTGA